The DNA segment TCAAAACGGGGTGGTGACGCGCTGGCGGACTTTGCCGCGGCCGACGAATTGATCAATTCTGCGGATAAAACTTTTCAGCCAGGACCATGTTCAGCTCATGCACGGCGAGTGTGAGTTGCCCGAAGAGGTCGTAGAGTTCCTCTTCGCTTTTCTGTTCCAGCCATTCTTCTATATCACCAGATTCAAAACGCTGACGGAGTTTGCGGAAGCGCACGCTGAGAGAAACCGTTTCGTTTTTGTCTCCGATCTCGCGCATCAGTTTGAGTACCTTGTCCGCCTTGCGACGCGTGGAGCGGATGAGTTTCAGCGCCGGCTCGGTATCTGTGTGACCTGCCATCACATCCAATAACAGAGCGCATTCGAACTGACGGCAGCGGGTGGGACGATCTGCGTAAATGCGGCATTTGCAATCGGCACCCAGAGCCACGCAGGGCTGGTTGAATTTCCCTGCTTTTCCGCGGACGGGCATCGCCAACGTCTTCAATTTGCCTACATCATCGCCCGGCTGCAGTTCCACATCACGAAAAAGCACGCCATTGCAACAGAGGCCACATTGGAGACAGAGCTGGTCGATGGTTTGGTTGGGAAGCATGGCGGCTGGTCAGGGAGTAAAGTAATAGCGCGTGACGTGAAAAAACACCGGCGCAGCAAAGCAGATGGAATCAATACGATCCATCACGCCACCGTGGCCTTCGATGAGATGGCCCCAGTCTTTCACACCGCAATCGCGTTTGATGGCGGACATCACTAAACCACCTGCGAAGCCCAGGAGGCAGATCAGGAACGCCATACCGGCTGATTGCCAGGGTGTGAACGGCGTGGCCCACCAAAGGCCTGCACCAATCAATGAAGTCGTGGCAACCCCGCCGATGAAACCTTCCCAAGTTTTGTTAGGGCTGACCAAGGGCGCGATCTTTCGCTTGCCCGTCGTCTTGCCCC comes from the Verrucomicrobiia bacterium genome and includes:
- a CDS encoding YkgJ family cysteine cluster protein, which encodes MLPNQTIDQLCLQCGLCCNGVLFRDVELQPGDDVGKLKTLAMPVRGKAGKFNQPCVALGADCKCRIYADRPTRCRQFECALLLDVMAGHTDTEPALKLIRSTRRKADKVLKLMREIGDKNETVSLSVRFRKLRQRFESGDIEEWLEQKSEEELYDLFGQLTLAVHELNMVLAEKFYPQN